A section of the Suncus etruscus isolate mSunEtr1 chromosome X, mSunEtr1.pri.cur, whole genome shotgun sequence genome encodes:
- the XPNPEP2 gene encoding LOW QUALITY PROTEIN: xaa-Pro aminopeptidase 2 (The sequence of the model RefSeq protein was modified relative to this genomic sequence to represent the inferred CDS: substituted 1 base at 1 genomic stop codon) encodes MERPRRRGKRSRKTALPTSTSTFICSASAAGNPMAWACRFFGLWLVLFCVCVSGHPKPRNPGRQDVRNCSTNPPYLPETAVNTTVQLTALRKQMQTHNILAYIIPDTDAHMSEYISEHDKRRAWMTGFTGSTGNAVVTMKKAAVWTDSRYWTQAERQMDCNWELHKKVGVSPIVTWLLAEIPVDGQIGFDPFLFSIDTWTKYNQTLEGSGRTLISITTNLVDVVWGSQRPQFLNTPIYALQKEFTGSTWQEKVSNIRSKMQTHALAPTAVLLSALDETAWLFNLRSKDIPYNPFFYSYTLLTKNSIRLFANKSRLSSETLQYLNASCTDAMCVQIEAYNQVRDSVQAYVSGDVLIWIGTSYTNYGLYEVIPKEKLVKDIYSPVMTTKAVKNSKEQALLRAAHVRDAVAVIRYLCWLEKNVQKGNVNEFSGAELVNKFRREEKYSSGISFETISASGLNAALAHYSPTKEQHRNLSINEMYLLDSGGQYWDGTTDITRTVHWGTPSHLQKEAYTRVLMGNIDLSRLIFPAFTSGYAVENIARKALWEIGLNYGHGTGHGIGNFLCVHEWPVGFQYNNIDMAEGMFTSIEPGFYKDGEFGIRIEDVALVVKAKTKYPGEFLTFEVVSLVPYDRNLIDVKLLSSEQLQYLNHYYQTIREKVGPELQQRQLQEEYKWLQKHTEPLSARAPHTASLASLLAICTLAILGXSV; translated from the exons TTTGTGTTTCAGGCCACCCAAAACCAAGGAATCCTGGAAGACAAGATGTTCGGAACTGTTCCACCAACCCGCCG TACCTTCCAGAGACTGCAGTCAACACCACAGTGCAGCTCACAGCCCTCCGCAAGCAGATGCAGACCCATAATATCTTAGCATACATCATTCCCGACACAGATGCCCACATG AGTGAATACATCAGTGAACACGATAAGAGGCGTGCATGGATGACAGGCTTCACGGGGTCTACAG GAAACGCGGTAGTGACTATGAAGAAAGCAGCTGTCTGGACTGACAGTCGTTATTGGACCCAGGCTGAGCGGCAGATGGACTGCAACTGGGAACTCCATAAGAAAG TTGGCGTCTCTCCCATTGTCACCTGGCTCCTTGCTGAGATTCCCGTGGATGGGCAAATAGGCTTCGACCCCTTCCTCTTCTCCATTG ACACATGGACGAAATATAACCAGACCCTCGAAGGGTCTGGTAGAACGCTGATATCCATTACTACCAATCTTGTGGATGTGGTGTGGGGATCACAGAGACCTCAGTTTCTCAACACCCCCATTTATGCCTTGCAAAAGGAATTCACAG GAAGTACCTGGCAGGAGAAAGTATCTAACATACGCAGCAAAATGCAGACACATGCTTTGGCCCCAACTGCAGTCCTTCTGTCAGCACTTGATGAGACAGCCT GGCTCTTCAACCTTCGGAGCAAAGACATCCCCTATAACCCTTTCTTCTATTCCTACACGCTACTCACCAAGAACTCCATCAG GTTATTTGCGAACAAGAGTCGTTTAAGCTCAGAGACCCTGCAGTATCTCAATGCTAGCTGCACGGATGCCATGTGTGTGCAAATTGAGGCATATAACCAAGTCCGTGACAGTGTCCAGGCCTATGTCTCGGGAGATGTGCTAATTTGGATTGGAACCAGTTATACCAACTATGGGCTCTATGAAGTGATACCCAAG GAGAAGCTCGTGAAAGACATCTACTCCCCAGTGATGACAACCAAGGCAGTGAAAAACAGCAAGGAGCAGGCCCTACTCAGGGCAGCCCAC GTGCGGGATGCAGTGGCTGTGATTCGATACTTATGCTggctggagaagaatgtgcagaAAGGCAATGTGAACGAGTTCTCGGGGGCAGAGTTGGTGAACAAATTCCGAAG AGAAGAAAAGTACTCCTCTGGAATCAGTTTTGAAACCATATCTGCTTCTGGTTTGAATGCTGCCCTGGCCCACTACAG CCCAACCAAGGAGCAGCACCGCAACCTCTCCATAAACGAGATGTACCTGCTGGATTCTGGGGGCCAATACTG GGATGGAACCACTGACATCACTAGAACGGTCCACTGGGGAACCCCCTCTCACTTACAAAAG GAGGCGTATACACGTGTGTTGATGGGAAATATTGATCTGTCCAGACTCATCTTTCCTGCTTTTACATCAG GGTATGCAGTGGAAAACATTGCCCGCAAAGCCTTGTGGGAAATCGGACTCAATTATGGTCATGGGACTGGTCATGGCATTGGCAACTTCCTGTGTGTACACGAGT GGCCAGTGGGATTCCAGTACAACAACATAGACATGGCCGAGGGCATGTTCACATCTATCG AACCTGGCTTCTATAAAGATGGAGAATTTGGGATCCGTATTGAAGATGTTGCCCTTGTGGTAAAAGCAAAAACCAAG TACCCAGGAGAATTCCTGACCTTTGAAGTGGTGTCCTTAGTACCCTATGACCGGAATCTTATTGATGTCAAATTGCTGTCTTCTGAGCAG CTCCAGTACCTGAACCACTACTATCAAACCATCCGGGAGAAGGTGGGCCCAGAGTTGCAGCAGCGCCAGCTACAAGAGGAGTACAAGTGGCTGCAGAAACACACAGAGCCACTGTCTGCAAGAGCCCCGCACACTGCCTCCTTGGCCTCACTGTTGGCCATTTGCACTCTAGCCATCCTTGGCTAGAGTGTGTAG